The proteins below come from a single Melospiza melodia melodia isolate bMelMel2 chromosome 12, bMelMel2.pri, whole genome shotgun sequence genomic window:
- the GAL3ST2 gene encoding galactose-3-O-sulfotransferase 2 isoform X2 — MKSPGCTPRHARCLIIFSFCLGLSCLSGFFHVRSKSYRISKSREELPVPPTPCRAKTNVMFLKTHKTASSTVLNIMFRFAERHNLTVALPANKLVHLGYPSTFMARFVEGFETIGQNYNIMCNHLRFNPLEVRKVMAANTFYFSILRNPIPLLESSYIYYKDYVPAFRSSKDVNEFLESPTRYYQPADHRRNIYARNIMWFDFGYDNNADDDANYTQAVLEQIEHNFHLILIADYFDESMVLLKHTLCWDLDDVIYFKLNSRSQDTVQTLTPESEEQIKAWCSLDWKLYLHFNQSFWRRIEETIGLEVLGKEVDHLRSRQRELMETCLSEQEAVRKDHIKNKALLPFQSGAANILGYNLKQDLDNTTLRTCQKMVIPELQYTSYLYAVQHPHKKRKDVGLPLLWTSVQEKMQLPGSN; from the exons atgaAAAGCCCTGGGTGCACTCCAAG GCATGCCAGGTGTCTCATCATTTTCAGCTTCTGCCTGGGACTTTCCTGCCTCTCGGGATTCTTCCATGTGAGGAGTAAGAGTTACAG GATCTCAAAGAGCCGCGAGGAGCTGCCGGTCCCTCCCACGCCGTGCCGTGCCAAGACAAACGTCATGTTCCTCAAAACCCACAAGACTGCCAGCAGCACCGTGCTCAACATCATGTTCAGGTTTGCAGAGAGGCACAACCTCACTGTGGCCCTCCCTGCTAACAAGCTTGTCCACCTGGGCTACCCAAGCACTTTCATGGCCCGCTTTGTGGAGGGCTTTGAAACCATAGGCCAGAATTACAACATCATGTGCAATCACCTGAGGTTTAACCCCTTGGAG GTGAGAAAGGTGATGGCAGCCAACACCTTCTACTTCTCCATCCTGAGGAACCCCATCCCTCTGCTGGAGTCTTCCTACATCTACTACAAGGACTACGTGCCTGCCTTCAGGAGCTCCAAGGACGTGAACGAGTTCCTGGAGTCACCCACGAGGTATTACCAGCCAGCAGATCACAGGAGGAACATCTACGCCAGGAACATCATGTGGTTTGACTTCGGCTACGACAACAACGCCGACGATGACGCCAACTACACCCAGGCTGTCCTGGAGCAGATCGAGCACAACTTCCACCTCATCCTGATCGCAGACTACTTTGATGAGTCCATGGTCCTCCTGAAGCACACTTTGTGCTGGGACCTGGACGATGTGATTTACTTCAAGCTCAATTCCAGGAGCCAGGACACTGTCCAGACGCTGACTCCGGAAAGTGAGGAGCAGATAAAAGCCTGGTGCTCGCTGGACTGGAAGCTCTACCTGCACTTCAACCAGAGCTTCTGGAGGAGGATTGAGGAGACCATagggctggaggtgctgggaaAGGAGGTGGATCACCTGCGGAGCAGACAGAGGGAGCTCATGGAGACTTGTCTGTCAGAGCAGGAGGCAGTGAGGAAGGACCACATCAAGAACAAAGCTCTCCTGCCTTTCCAGTCAGGGGCTGCAAACATCCTGGGCTACAACCTCAAACAAGACTTGGACAACACAACTCTGAGAACCTGCCAGAAAATGGTCATTCCAGAGCTCCAGTACACCTCCTACCTTTATGCTGTCCAACACCCTCACAAGAAGAGGAAAGATGTGGGGTTGCCATTGCTGTGGACCAGTGTCCAGGAGAAGATGCAGCTCCCAGGGTCCAACTAG
- the ING5 gene encoding inhibitor of growth protein 5 isoform X1 — translation MATAMYLEHYLDSIENLPCELQRNFQLMRELDQRTEDKKAEIDSLAAAYIESVKNMVPEERVEHLRKIQSAYSKCKEYSDDKVQLAMQTYEMVDKHIRRLDADLARFEADLKDKLEGSDFETPASRSLKKGRSQKDKRSSRGRGRRTSEEDTPKKKKLKGGSEFADTILSVHPSDVLDMPVDPNEPTYCLCHQVSYGEMIGCDNPDCPIEWFHFACVDLTTKPKGKWFCPRCVQERKKKK, via the exons AGAATCTGCCGTGCGAGCTGCAGAGGAACTTCCAGCTGATGCGGGAGCTGGATCAGAGGACGGAAG acaagaAAGCAGAGATTGACAGCCTGGCAGCAGCTTACATTGAGTCTGTGAAGAACATGGTACCTGAGGAGAGGGTGGAGCACCTGAGGAAGATCCAGAGTGCCTACAGCAAGTGCAAGGAGTACAGTGATGACAAAGTGCAGCTGGCCATGCAGACCTATGAGATG GTGGATAAGCACATCCGCCGGCTGGATGCGGACCTGGCGCGCTTCGAAGCTGATCTCAAAGATAAACTGGAAGGCAGCGACTTTGAAACCCCTGCATCCAGGAGCCTGAAAA aGGGACGAAGTCAGAAAGACAAAAGGAGCTCTCGTGGTCGAGGCAGGAGAACATCTGAAGAAGATACACCAAAGAAAAAGAAGCTCAAAGGAGG GTCTGAGTTTGCTGACACCATCCTGTCAGTGCACCCCTCAGATGTCCTGGACATGCCAGTGGATCCCAACGAGCCCACCTACtgcctgtgtcaccaggtgtcctaTGGAGAGATGATTGGCTGTGACAACCCAGAT TGCCCAATCGAGTGGTTCCACTTTGCATGTGTGGACCTGACCACCAAACCAAAAGGGAAATG gtTTTGTCCTCGTTGTgttcaggaaagaaagaaaaagaagtaa
- the D2HGDH gene encoding D-2-hydroxyglutarate dehydrogenase, mitochondrial isoform X2, whose amino-acid sequence MNQIISFDKVSGILVCQAGCVLERLSEYLEEQGFIMPLDLGAKGSCHIGGNMATNAGGLRLLRYGSLRGTVLGLQVVLADGSALDCLTSLRKDNTGYDLKQLFIGSEGTLGVITAVSILCPQRPKAVNVAFLGCQSFAKVLETFTTCRAMLGEILSAYEFMDEKCMELVETHLKLSSPVADSPFYVLIETSGSNSTHDEEKLHNFLEQAMASGLVTDGTVATDKKKIKVLWSLRERITEALTHEGYVYKYDISLPVGKLYDLVTDMRARLGQSAKNVVGYGHLGDGNLHLNITAESYSHSLLEAIEPFVYEWTARCSGSISAEHGLGFKKRHFIHYSKPHEAVLLMQQFKAMLDPKGILNPYKTLPSAPDRSTC is encoded by the exons ATGAACCAGATCATCAGCTTTGACAAGGTGTCTG GAATCCTTGTGTGCCAGGCAGGCTGTGTGCTGGAGAGGCTCAGTGAGTACCTGGAGGAGCAGGGGTTCATCATGCCCCTGGACCTGGGAGCCAAGGGCAGCTGTCACATCGGGGGGAACATGGCCACCAACGCCGGCGGCTTGCGGCTGCTGAGGTACGGCTCTCTGCGAGGGACCGTGCTGGGCCTGCAAGTG GTGCTGGCTGATGGCTCAGCTCTGGACTGCCTGACCTCTCTGCGCAAAGATAACACGGGCTATGACCTCAAGCAGCTCTTCATCGGATCCGAGGGCACCTTGGGAGTTATCACTGCTGTCTCCATCCTCTGTCCTCAGAGGCCTAAGGCTGTGAATGTGGCATTCCTAG GGTGTCAGAGTTTTGCCAAGGTTCTGGAAACATTCACAACCTGCAGAGCCATGCTGGGTGAGATCCTGTCTGCCTACGAGTTCATGGATGAGAAGTGCATGGAACTGGTTGAGACACACCTCAAGCTGTCCAGCCCAGTGGCAG ACAGCCCTTTTTATGTTTTAATTGAAACTTCGGGCTCCAACTCAACTCATGATGAAGAAAAATTGCACAACTTCCTAGAGCAGGCCATGGCTTCTGGTTTGGTCACTGATGGAACTGTGGCAACggacaagaagaaaataaag GTGCTGTGGAGCCTGCGGGAGAGGATCACCGAGGCCCTCACTCACGAGGGTTACGTGTACAAGTACGACATCTCCCTGCCTGTGGGGAAGCTCTATGACCTTGTCACTGACATGAGGGCTCGGCTGGGCCAGAGTGCCAAAAACGTGGTGGGCTATGGCCACTTGG GAGATGGGAACTTGCACTTGAACATCACTGCAGAGTCCTACAGCCATTCCCTGCTGGAGGCCATCGAGCCCTTCGTGTACGAGTGGACTGCGAGGTGCAGTGGGAGCATCAGTGCAGAGCACGGGCTGGGCTTCAAGAAGAGGCACTTCATTCACTACAGCAAACCCCACGAGGCAGTGCTGCTCATGCAGCAGTTCAAAGCCATGCTGGACCCCAAAGGGATCCTCAACCCCTACAAGACTCTGCcctcagctcctgacaggagcacgtgctga
- the GAL3ST2 gene encoding galactose-3-O-sulfotransferase 2 isoform X1 → MWRFGKGLLGKNPLKLFCISRHARCLIIFSFCLGLSCLSGFFHVRSKSYRISKSREELPVPPTPCRAKTNVMFLKTHKTASSTVLNIMFRFAERHNLTVALPANKLVHLGYPSTFMARFVEGFETIGQNYNIMCNHLRFNPLEVRKVMAANTFYFSILRNPIPLLESSYIYYKDYVPAFRSSKDVNEFLESPTRYYQPADHRRNIYARNIMWFDFGYDNNADDDANYTQAVLEQIEHNFHLILIADYFDESMVLLKHTLCWDLDDVIYFKLNSRSQDTVQTLTPESEEQIKAWCSLDWKLYLHFNQSFWRRIEETIGLEVLGKEVDHLRSRQRELMETCLSEQEAVRKDHIKNKALLPFQSGAANILGYNLKQDLDNTTLRTCQKMVIPELQYTSYLYAVQHPHKKRKDVGLPLLWTSVQEKMQLPGSN, encoded by the exons ATGTGGCGGTTTGGGAAAGGACTGTTGGGTAAAAATCCACTGAAACTCTTCTGTATTTCCAGGCATGCCAGGTGTCTCATCATTTTCAGCTTCTGCCTGGGACTTTCCTGCCTCTCGGGATTCTTCCATGTGAGGAGTAAGAGTTACAG GATCTCAAAGAGCCGCGAGGAGCTGCCGGTCCCTCCCACGCCGTGCCGTGCCAAGACAAACGTCATGTTCCTCAAAACCCACAAGACTGCCAGCAGCACCGTGCTCAACATCATGTTCAGGTTTGCAGAGAGGCACAACCTCACTGTGGCCCTCCCTGCTAACAAGCTTGTCCACCTGGGCTACCCAAGCACTTTCATGGCCCGCTTTGTGGAGGGCTTTGAAACCATAGGCCAGAATTACAACATCATGTGCAATCACCTGAGGTTTAACCCCTTGGAG GTGAGAAAGGTGATGGCAGCCAACACCTTCTACTTCTCCATCCTGAGGAACCCCATCCCTCTGCTGGAGTCTTCCTACATCTACTACAAGGACTACGTGCCTGCCTTCAGGAGCTCCAAGGACGTGAACGAGTTCCTGGAGTCACCCACGAGGTATTACCAGCCAGCAGATCACAGGAGGAACATCTACGCCAGGAACATCATGTGGTTTGACTTCGGCTACGACAACAACGCCGACGATGACGCCAACTACACCCAGGCTGTCCTGGAGCAGATCGAGCACAACTTCCACCTCATCCTGATCGCAGACTACTTTGATGAGTCCATGGTCCTCCTGAAGCACACTTTGTGCTGGGACCTGGACGATGTGATTTACTTCAAGCTCAATTCCAGGAGCCAGGACACTGTCCAGACGCTGACTCCGGAAAGTGAGGAGCAGATAAAAGCCTGGTGCTCGCTGGACTGGAAGCTCTACCTGCACTTCAACCAGAGCTTCTGGAGGAGGATTGAGGAGACCATagggctggaggtgctgggaaAGGAGGTGGATCACCTGCGGAGCAGACAGAGGGAGCTCATGGAGACTTGTCTGTCAGAGCAGGAGGCAGTGAGGAAGGACCACATCAAGAACAAAGCTCTCCTGCCTTTCCAGTCAGGGGCTGCAAACATCCTGGGCTACAACCTCAAACAAGACTTGGACAACACAACTCTGAGAACCTGCCAGAAAATGGTCATTCCAGAGCTCCAGTACACCTCCTACCTTTATGCTGTCCAACACCCTCACAAGAAGAGGAAAGATGTGGGGTTGCCATTGCTGTGGACCAGTGTCCAGGAGAAGATGCAGCTCCCAGGGTCCAACTAG
- the ING5 gene encoding inhibitor of growth protein 5 isoform X2: MRELDQRTEDKKAEIDSLAAAYIESVKNMVPEERVEHLRKIQSAYSKCKEYSDDKVQLAMQTYEMVDKHIRRLDADLARFEADLKDKLEGSDFETPASRSLKKGRSQKDKRSSRGRGRRTSEEDTPKKKKLKGGSEFADTILSVHPSDVLDMPVDPNEPTYCLCHQVSYGEMIGCDNPDCPIEWFHFACVDLTTKPKGKWFCPRCVQERKKKK, encoded by the exons ATGCGGGAGCTGGATCAGAGGACGGAAG acaagaAAGCAGAGATTGACAGCCTGGCAGCAGCTTACATTGAGTCTGTGAAGAACATGGTACCTGAGGAGAGGGTGGAGCACCTGAGGAAGATCCAGAGTGCCTACAGCAAGTGCAAGGAGTACAGTGATGACAAAGTGCAGCTGGCCATGCAGACCTATGAGATG GTGGATAAGCACATCCGCCGGCTGGATGCGGACCTGGCGCGCTTCGAAGCTGATCTCAAAGATAAACTGGAAGGCAGCGACTTTGAAACCCCTGCATCCAGGAGCCTGAAAA aGGGACGAAGTCAGAAAGACAAAAGGAGCTCTCGTGGTCGAGGCAGGAGAACATCTGAAGAAGATACACCAAAGAAAAAGAAGCTCAAAGGAGG GTCTGAGTTTGCTGACACCATCCTGTCAGTGCACCCCTCAGATGTCCTGGACATGCCAGTGGATCCCAACGAGCCCACCTACtgcctgtgtcaccaggtgtcctaTGGAGAGATGATTGGCTGTGACAACCCAGAT TGCCCAATCGAGTGGTTCCACTTTGCATGTGTGGACCTGACCACCAAACCAAAAGGGAAATG gtTTTGTCCTCGTTGTgttcaggaaagaaagaaaaagaagtaa
- the D2HGDH gene encoding D-2-hydroxyglutarate dehydrogenase, mitochondrial isoform X1 produces the protein MAAAAVWRRGAAWLRSCRANRELPGVPRARGCAGSREVVPTCERYAVRRLPFARLADGDVAFFERLMPGRVITGEEEVKPFNVDWLKSVRGCSQLVLKPQTTAEVSQILRYCHERNLAVNPQGGNTGLVGGSVPVFDEIILSTALMNQIISFDKVSGILVCQAGCVLERLSEYLEEQGFIMPLDLGAKGSCHIGGNMATNAGGLRLLRYGSLRGTVLGLQVVLADGSALDCLTSLRKDNTGYDLKQLFIGSEGTLGVITAVSILCPQRPKAVNVAFLGCQSFAKVLETFTTCRAMLGEILSAYEFMDEKCMELVETHLKLSSPVADSPFYVLIETSGSNSTHDEEKLHNFLEQAMASGLVTDGTVATDKKKIKVLWSLRERITEALTHEGYVYKYDISLPVGKLYDLVTDMRARLGQSAKNVVGYGHLGDGNLHLNITAESYSHSLLEAIEPFVYEWTARCSGSISAEHGLGFKKRHFIHYSKPHEAVLLMQQFKAMLDPKGILNPYKTLPSAPDRSTC, from the exons ATGGCTGCCGCAGCCGTGTGGCGCCGCGGGGCCGCCTGGCTGAGGAGCTGCCGAGCGAACCGGGAGCTGCCCGGTGTGCCCcgggccaggggctgtgctggctcccGGGAGGTGGTGCCGACCTGCGAGCGGTACGCGGTGCGCAGGCTGCCCTTTGCTCGGCTGGCGGATGGCGATGTGGCGTTCTTCGAGCGCCTCATGCCCGGCAGGGTCATCACCGGCGAGGAGGAGGTGAAGCCATTTAATGTGGACTGGCTGAAGTCGGTGCGAG GCTGCAGCCAGCTGGTGTTGAAGCCCCAGACAACGGCAGAGGTGTCTCAGATTCTCAG GTACTGCCATGAGAGGAACCTGGCAGTGAACCCTCAGGGGGGCAACACAGGCCTTGTTGGGGGCAGTGTTCCTGTCTTTGATGAGATCATTCTCTCCACTGCTCTCATGAACCAGATCATCAGCTTTGACAAGGTGTCTG GAATCCTTGTGTGCCAGGCAGGCTGTGTGCTGGAGAGGCTCAGTGAGTACCTGGAGGAGCAGGGGTTCATCATGCCCCTGGACCTGGGAGCCAAGGGCAGCTGTCACATCGGGGGGAACATGGCCACCAACGCCGGCGGCTTGCGGCTGCTGAGGTACGGCTCTCTGCGAGGGACCGTGCTGGGCCTGCAAGTG GTGCTGGCTGATGGCTCAGCTCTGGACTGCCTGACCTCTCTGCGCAAAGATAACACGGGCTATGACCTCAAGCAGCTCTTCATCGGATCCGAGGGCACCTTGGGAGTTATCACTGCTGTCTCCATCCTCTGTCCTCAGAGGCCTAAGGCTGTGAATGTGGCATTCCTAG GGTGTCAGAGTTTTGCCAAGGTTCTGGAAACATTCACAACCTGCAGAGCCATGCTGGGTGAGATCCTGTCTGCCTACGAGTTCATGGATGAGAAGTGCATGGAACTGGTTGAGACACACCTCAAGCTGTCCAGCCCAGTGGCAG ACAGCCCTTTTTATGTTTTAATTGAAACTTCGGGCTCCAACTCAACTCATGATGAAGAAAAATTGCACAACTTCCTAGAGCAGGCCATGGCTTCTGGTTTGGTCACTGATGGAACTGTGGCAACggacaagaagaaaataaag GTGCTGTGGAGCCTGCGGGAGAGGATCACCGAGGCCCTCACTCACGAGGGTTACGTGTACAAGTACGACATCTCCCTGCCTGTGGGGAAGCTCTATGACCTTGTCACTGACATGAGGGCTCGGCTGGGCCAGAGTGCCAAAAACGTGGTGGGCTATGGCCACTTGG GAGATGGGAACTTGCACTTGAACATCACTGCAGAGTCCTACAGCCATTCCCTGCTGGAGGCCATCGAGCCCTTCGTGTACGAGTGGACTGCGAGGTGCAGTGGGAGCATCAGTGCAGAGCACGGGCTGGGCTTCAAGAAGAGGCACTTCATTCACTACAGCAAACCCCACGAGGCAGTGCTGCTCATGCAGCAGTTCAAAGCCATGCTGGACCCCAAAGGGATCCTCAACCCCTACAAGACTCTGCcctcagctcctgacaggagcacgtgctga